CAACCCTCCCACCGACAGCCAGGACAAAGCTTCAGGAGTATCCAGTGAATTGAACCTCCTCAAGGTAGACAATTCAAAGCCAGAAGCGGCCTTGCTTGAGCAAAGATCGTCTTCAATCGCAACACGAGGCTATGGAATGGAAGTGGAAGGTTCTTCCAGCTCCAAGACAATAAacagcaacaacaacaataacagcAACAGCAATTTGATGTCGCCCACACCCAACAAGGACTTCTTCCTAGACAGATTCATGATCTCTCACCAGGAAAACTCCACAGGCTGCCAACCTTCAGATGTGGTGGGGTATTTGGCCCCTCAGCAATTGAATTACCCATCCAATGCTAGACTCTCAATTAACCCAACCCAACCTCTCTGGTTCTCTCAATCCAGCAAAACATTAGACATGAATTCTGAGTTCAGTTCCAATGCTGTATCCTCCGTTCTTTCATCTGTCACCAGCTCACTTCTCCCTTCACCTATGCCCTACAAGCCCTCCATTCCTTTTCACTCTGATAATCCTTCAATACCCTCTTTCACTCTGAGTGGATCCCGTTTCTGGGATGCAGGTGCCTCCACCAACAGTAGCAATAGCAGCTCTGGCAGCAGTAGCAGCGCCGAGTTGCAGAGTAACAGCTCCTTCTTTGAGAACAGCATCTTCCCATGGGGATTAGCAGATTGTAGCACGTCAGACAAAGGAGCCCAAATCCATATCATAGAAAGCGAACCGGAGGACATCAAGTGGCCTGAATATCtccaaaatccatttttaatGGCAGCAGCTTTACAAAATCAAACCCCACAACCTTTATACAATGAGATAAAATCAGAAACGCACTTCATAACCGAGACGTCTAGTGCTATGTGGGCTCACAGCCAGCAGCAGCAAGAACATCTGCAAGCTCCGGATATCCAGAGACTCCCCGCAACCTTTGGACATATTTAGCTTATATCTTGACATATGGATGTGAAGCCTCTGGTCACTTTTGGGGGGAGGGGGAGGAATGTATTGCAGAATTTTCATATGGGAGAGAGGCTGGATCAAATGCTGTTTCTCATTGAAGGTGTGTGTCACAGATTTTTAATTTCTCTTGTACATAGGTCTGATACAAACATTTCTCACCTCTGGTTTTGGAATATTTGTGAGCAAGACAATCCCTTTTTTTTAGCCTTTTTCTTATCGAGTGTGGGGTAGAATTGCAGAATAAGGCTTGTCTCAGCATCGGCTGCTCTTTGCCCCATTGAATTTACCTTATAATCTTGCAGTTCTATCCATAaacaatcaaaaaaaaaaaaaaaaaaaatctgttttgGAGCCATGGCTTTCCCTTTTCTGTTTTACTCCTATAGCAACCTCTGCCAAGGGATGCTAATCTCCTTAGTCTAGTGGTTTCCTTCATTGTCTCAGTCATAGACGCTCGCATACAGTTGAAAGTTCTCTCAGTCGCACACGCTCGCACACAGTTGAAAGTTACTTGAACTTTCCATGGAGACCTTTTTTTCAAGTTTGAGATTGAAGGAACCAGATTCAAATGGATGTCTATCATTGTCGTACAGAGACAAGAGGTGGAATTCACTTTTTTAACAGCCTTGTGCCTCTTTTCCTCCCTTCAAGTGTGTAGATGGATTTaaggaaatgaataaatatgTGGAAATAGGATGCCTCTGATTTGAACCATCTTAGCAATTGGCCATCTCTCTCAATTTACTTGAATTCTAAGAATCTCAAGGAGATAATGCCTTCTCTCTACAtgtctctctctcacacacaaaAAAGCAAAGAGGGGCAACTTTTAACGAAAACCCCACAAATGAACTCTCGAGTTATTCACCTCAGAGTCCGTACAAGGAGATGGCGACTCTCAATCTAATAAGGGCCATATATACCGTGTCTTGTAGCTCCTTTAAGGCACTAACATTATCTTAAAGGAAACACTTTACAAAGCAAGAAACTTCCAATCTGCAAAGAAAAAGAGGGGTGTTTTTCTTTTGaggggaaggaaaaaaaacaactctAATTTGTATTCTGAAGGGAAGTGAAGAGAGTAAGCCTTCAGTTGTATGCATCTCTGCCATCCACTTGGCAGTAGTTAATATGGAGAGCAGTTGTGATATTCCCCCTAGCATGGGACCAGGCTTTTACCACTTATGGTTCAAGATGCTTGGAATGTAAGAGCATGACTCCATTGTCAACACCTTTTTACAGATGGGGTTTCACATGAGATAACAAGTGAGGAAAGGACTGCAGACTCAAAAACTTGAAAGCCAACATAAGGGTGATTGCTCTGCTCttgggttgtttgttttttacaaAAAGCCCACAACCCACAAATTTTCACTGTGGTTGATGGAGATGGGAACATGTGCATGTGAAATTGAGATTTTGAGGAGCCAAATTGGAGTATCTAAATAAAACAAGGGGCCTTGAGTTAGGagagaaaacaaatgaaatttaatcaaaatttctcTACCAAGATTAGGAAATGAGCGAAACCCAACTTGTGTAAGCAGGACCCCACTGCATATAATTCTTGTTGGGTGAGTCACAGGGGCATCTTCTCATCTGCACACATACACACGCATACACCCCATGCTCTCCTGGTATTTCAACCACATTATCACCCCACATTATTGGCCCTTCCGTATAGTTTCTGGATTCTCAAAAGTGATAATAAATCATCCTTGGACTGCTGAACCCTAAAAGACATTTCGTACACACAGTGCTTGGCTTTCGCCTATTATCAGCCCTATGGATCAATCTTCATTTAAACAAATCTTTCATAACCCTACGCATGTGACAACACTGGATGATCCAAAGTTTTATGCCTCAAAATCAGAAGGGTATCACGGGTTCCATTATGATTTTCCTTCttcaacttagaaaaaaaaaacctaggaaGTTTTAATACATCATGCCATGGAGCTTAAAGCATCAATATCAGGACATCATTATCCAGATGGGGGTTAGTTATGAGATGAAAATCATACTTGACATTAAACATAGAGCATCTGTGTCACTTCATAGCAAAGAAACCGCTTTAGCCCTCTAAAGCCAGAAAAATATTTCCGAAAACACTAACCAAATAGTATCTGTGCTTTCTAGGAAGTAAATGTTGATGAGATGAACAAATTGATGATGGTTTGTTGGGGGCAGTGATCATAATTATGGCGTTAATATATTCCACCTGTGTTGCTATAATCTACAGTGAAATCAAAAAAGGATGTTGGAGACTTGTTTTTGGGACAGGCACATCTTGCAAGATGTACAAGGCAAAAGAATTGAGACCACTAACTGAGGCATCCTTCAAATGAGAGTTTGTACACCAAAAGGGAGAGTTCAAACAAAGTTAGCCCTCAATTGGtcagaaaatgaaatcaaacttGACAAATGAATAACACCTCTAGAGCCATGTAATTTTATTAGGTAACTTACTAAGTTAAAGATACAGCATAGCGGTATGATAGCCAGAGATACAAGGAGCTCTCCACAAAGTGGCAAACAATTTCTAGACTATCTGATACAAAATACATCTTTCTCCCTTGCCTTTTTGGGGGTAAACAGTGTTAGTAACATGCCAGGCACTGAAATTAATGCAGGTACAGATTTGAGTCATCAGTAGGAAACTAGGAAAATAACCAAGGAGACATCAGGAAATACCTGAAAATGAAGCTCCTGTCTGGGGAGCAGAAAGCCTTGATGTGCTAAACAAGTGTCAGAGAGCAGACAACaagaacaaatgaaaaatatccCAAATTGCAAGGCAGCCTTCGTGCCATCTTTGTGGGGTAAAAAAATGTGGCTGTCTTCCTCTAAGTGCAGGTTAGAAGCTTTAGTGTTCCATGAGCTGTGAAACCTGACACTAAGTTAAGCATTTGAATCAGCATTCATAGCCACAGGCCTCAGCATCTGGTCCCTGGAACCTAGTGGTAAAAGGATCAAGTTGAACCCACAGCAGACAGAATAGGGTTGCCAAAATTAGAGACCATAGTATGACTACTGTTGGAATATTGTGCTTCCAAACTAATAATCCCTTCAAGAATGGGTATAGGTGAACAATCACACAGAATGAGAAAAACAGCTTTGCAAACAGTGGGCCAAAAGACCCATAGCCATGGACAACTATTGAAAAGATCATTGCAACAACAGCCCACAAGTTGATGAGAATCAATGTTGTTGGCAGGATCAGAAGTGATGTccatttgaatttataaaactCGATGGCACTGTCCTCATCATGTGTCTTCATCAATGTGCTTGACCTTGTATTTAAACCCAGCATGACCTTAAACAAACCCTGGAAAATAGCAAAGAAATGGGAAGATACACCAGCAATCACCCAAAACTGCTGATTTCTCCACCGCTCTTGAAGACTTACACCACTCCACCTAAGCTCAAGAAACCCATGTGCGAAAATAGACAATACAACAAGCATGAACCAGATGTTTGCCTCATAAGTAATCTGCAAATTAATAATAAGAGGAGAGCATGGTGAGGCATGGTTTGGCCTATGCAAGTTCCGCAAAGAGATACTCAAGAAATTAAGGTGTTGCTCGAGTTTCAATGtcgaaaatttggaaattaaaaagaatgcAGTAAATATTATAAACCAACCTCCCTTGAGGCTTCTCAAATACTAGTTGCTTTCCCTATTTTTGCAAGATGAAACCcttctagattttattttaactaaaattcACAAGTACAGCAGTTCAGTTCAAGTGCTAGCAGAGGTATATGCCTAAAATCAAGGCCTAAAGGAATATCCTATCTAAAGAGGAAGTTCTAATATACCTTAAAAGACTGTTGGAAACctaaaaattattggaaatgaaactaaaatcatttgaagacaAGTTGGACTTTGTATGGAAATTGAATGGCTCACTATGAAAACAATGTATCTCAAGGTGCATAGCCATCAACAGAAAAGTCATAAAAGTGAttgtgaataaataaaataaaataataaaaaagaatgacCTCCTTGTAGGAAATGGATCTATCCCTACTAAACCTGGATTAAACACAACCAATGAAAcctttaaatttccaaaaaccaTCCAAACATGTCATTTACCATGACAATCTTACTAAACTTTTGCTTGTGGAGGAGGGCACATAGTTCACAACTCAGGGAAAGACAAACTGATATTCCCATTCCAAAAGCAATATTTTTTCCAAGATAATAGAGAGGATCATTTCGCCACTTCAAAATAGGAGAAGTAACAAAAAATAGGAATTCTTGATTCTCATAGTATGTAAATAGACAAGTTTGTTCCCAAAGTTAGCATACTGAACCAGTGGTACCTACCGGACTAATGATAGACTTCCCACTGAGATGGCAAATGGCAGGTAAAGCACAGTAAATCAGCAGGGGAACGGAAAAAATGGGATATATGACGGCATTTATATAAGCAACTCTCTCCAACAGCTTAAGCCCACCACCATATCCATACCAGATTGGACAATGCCGACTGAAAAGAATTTCAATAGAGCTAGTGGCCCAAAAAAGCACCTGGGTTAGACGATCTGAAAGATTAATAGGTGCTGATCCTCTAAAGGCGGCACGAACTGGCATACAATATACAGATCTCCATCCTCTAGCATGCATCTTCAGACCAGTCAGAACATCCCCAGTCTGAGAGCCATATATCCAGCCAACCTACAGAGATTAGTGTAAATAATGATTTCCACACCATAACAGTTTATGGGAAGAATAACTGAGATATCTGAAGTGGTACTTTTTTACTGTCTTAAGCAGAGAAATGTGGGTAGTTGTAAAAAGGGGGGAAAATGTGGCAAACAGTGGGAGAACATATGAGAAGTAGCATGGTGAACAATTGCATAGTGTTCTGGTAACATATGGATACCAGCTGCAAATAATTAACCAAGGCTAACACAAACCTATGTTCTGACATTTCAAACATTGGTCATTTCCAATTATTTCCTTCTTATTTGCCCGGCCTTCCTAGGGCACTTCCAATCTCGTTTCCCACTTGTTTCCATGTACGACATACCTTTCAGTGCTAAAGAAACATTGTCAAATTTTTCCCAAGCAAGTCAGTCCTTTATGGAGAAATGCTAGTCCCTGTGAAAAAAAGCTTCCTAATGGCTATTCCATTACCTCTATCCCCCAAGCAGTCTTGTCTTCATAATCACAACTGATTACATGAATTGCTGCTCTTAGAATTTCTTCAATTGTGGCATACGAAGAAAATATGTCATCATCAACAAAATTTGATGCAATAAGAAGTGGAGCCTGGCCAAAACACATCTCCATGCTTTGGAAACTAGATGGAAATTCCCTTTCAAGACTGTTCAGTTCCTGAACGAGTAAACTCGAGCTGCTTTCATCAGAAGCATCAGAAAAATAATGGCCATGGTTGTCACTTGGCCTCTTCATTCTAAGATCCAACCATCTTGTGTTGAGAATCTTTTGCTCAAAAGATGGGTCATAACCACATAAAGCTTTCCGGTACAAGAAGCAGCCTGTGCCAAGATAAAAAGGCCCTTGTATTCCATCAAAACCCTTCAAGTTGATCTACAAGgagaaagataaaagaaaggATGAGAAACAGAAACCATCCTCACACAAGCATGGGTAGCAGCAAGCATGGTCAACAATTAGTACAGGTAattgtgtttttccttttacaGTATAGCTCTGAACTCACAGGTGACAAAACGAGGGAATCCTCAGCAACAACCTCAACTCTTAAGTGAAGATTATACATAGAGGCATCTATACAATCAAAATTCATGCAAACTATAGTATACATTTGATTATAATAGTAGTCTGATAGAAGACCTTATGCATGTTAATGTATGGAAAATCAAAATCAGTGAGTGAATTGTCCTCAATCTCAAAAATTGAACCTAAAAGTGTTATAGCGACCAAATGGTATCCCTTTTTCATGCAATTTTATCCTTACACCTGCGCTGCTATAATGCAAGGGTCACAAAGCACTGGAAACAAACTAATAAGCAAGAGATTCATCAAGTAGGGAGAATGTGCGTCACTTATTGATTTCTCTGGCAACAATGTACATTTATTGCATTAAATTTCTATGCAAGGGTGCTCCTGGGGTGTACACCCACAATGGAGAAAAATACATGTTGCTCATTCAGAGTAATTCTGAAGGTCACTAGGTGTGCTTCTTTATTAAACATTTGGCAACAGCTACCTAGCATATCATAACATATAAACAGTGCATATATATATGGTCAAAAGCATGCACTTGGCGGATTGGTTCATGCCAACAGAACATAATCTTTGCCTAGTTATATGTGGCATTTGACATGCAAAGATTATCTTCAACAAGTAATGAGTGAATGGACCAGTCAAATTACTTACATCATAGAAGATTGTGTTGTGGCTCCCATACCGATCATTTGCATCAACACCCTCGAATCTCTGAGGAAATTGAACAAAGCATATCTTCTGGTTACTGGGATCCATCAAAAAGCACATTGCTTCAAGGAAAGTTCTGCTGTTGTTTATATAGTGATCAGAATCCAGATTCAAAATGTAGGTCCCATTTGTAAGAAGAGCTGACACTCGGACCTAAAAATCAAACAGTGAGACCCTTCTTTTTGCTGTGCACCTATTTCACATTAATGTCCAGAACTTCACATTGTACCAGGGCATTCATGGCACCCGCCTTATTGTTGTGATGGAAACCAGGGCGTTTTTCCCGAGACACATAAACTACTTGTGGCAAAGCTCTAGTATCACTGCCATGAGGCCCACCGCGACCCATTATTATCTGAAACAGTGAACTTGTTCAGACGCTAAAAGAGGCAAGTGCATGTTGTTATTAAGAGCATTGAACAAAAAACCTGCATCATGCCCAGATGATTTTTTATGTCATTTCCAGGCCATGGAGTGCCATCCTTCATTGTCCAACCCTCAGAAGGTACATCTTGGAACTTGGTTATCAGACCATTAATTTGGGCTTTAAAATCTTCATATTGCCTCTGTAAATAGAAATAGCAGGcttcagaagaaaaaaaaaattaaagaatttctGGTCTATTCATTAAGCAATAAATAAATTCCTAATCTCAAATTCCTAGTTAGTAAGGAATCGTGAGTTCCAACGTACCATTCAAATGAACCTTCATAATCGTTCCCAATATAGTGAAACAGTACAAAAATCAGACTAAGGTAAATTCCCACTTCCATGCAAAAACTTGAAATCactgataaataaaaatcatgattGTTCCATCAAAATCCCTAAGCACTGCAAATACTGTAAAAACATGttgcatttttattattatttggcaAGGAGATGGCCCAGAATTAAATGGAAAGCAGAAGTTTACTAATATCTTGAAATTGGATGGGGCCATGAATACCtgaaattttgaagttaattaaTAAAGCCTCCACAAGGTTAGATAGCCTAAAATCATTATTGGTGTGAACTATCCGAAAGGGGAATATaccattttagaaaaatcaattaattctcacatcaaggAAATTGAGAAAGTAGTGATCATCTTGGTGCAACAATACTGCTCACTGGTAGTTAGAGATGTCTTCTAGCCTTGTGAGATGATCTTGCACATGCTTAACATAAATGAGGTCAGCCTAGTGATAATTAGCAACATTTGATTTTACTAGTCATTCACAAGCAAAGGTCAAAGGTGGAGTGACTAAACTTGCATTCATAACCCAGTTCATATGTTTTAGTTAGCTCTCCAGCAGCATAACATAGTTGATATCCCAAACTACCAAAAAAAAGTGCAGAATAGGGTACTGgtaaataaaaagatgtttgTGTGGTATGTGTATCAAAATACAGGTGTTCCAAGCAGagtaacaaataaaacaaacagGCAATCTTTCCAACCTGTATCAATGTCTTAGATCACCCCAATCTCTCGCTGTCTTCTAATGCTTGCTCAGTTGAATAAAGATTTACATGACTTCCAAACATAAACCTATCAATCATATAGGATTTAACTCTCTGCAGCTAATCCCTCGTTTGGGTAGAAGAAGATGAAGCAAGAGTTGGAAGCATATAGTTTTCATAAATTGCAAATCTTCAAAAGCAGAagtcctcttactcaaataattgCAGAACATTAGTTATTTCGCTTCCAGTAAACCTAGATAACCTAAAAACCTCAAAATACTTCAGAAATTGGTGGAATGCACAAAAGGAAGTAAAACCTCAGAGTCCTTTCTCAAAGTTATGGTTCAAAGAGTGCTAATCGCTCATCACATATTCAATGAAAATCAGAAAGTATCTTTCTCAAAGTGTCATTTTGGTACTGAAAGCACTACAAAACCATAAGTAATTTTTTCCAACTTATTCTAGCTATATTCTACTCCATTCAGCTGGTCATTCCATGCTGAAAACTTGGATAATCACTgttaagagggaaaaaaaaagagtactGTGATATTACGACAATTTTAAGGAACAAAAATGGGCAGCAGGcaaatcttcttttttctgttctgtattttcttttttctttttttgaaagaCGCATGGGGATCTTCTATCAGAAATCCACTCTCCACACCAAGCAATATCAGTTCCCATATACAACCagtaaataatttctatttaatattcAAGAAAGTTGCAGATAAACCATATCTGCCAACTAACATAATAAGATGCTTCTCTATTCTAAATAGATCATATCACAAGAAAGAAGAACCTCACCTTCATTAACCTTCTCTCCTTAGAAAATGTCGGATATGGGTTGTATTTCAAATGGTCAACCTTTTGTGAGAAATAACTCTCAGGAGATGGAGGCTCAATTTGGAATTTCTTGCAAAAGGGCACCCATTTTCTTGCAAAATCACAGGTTAGCGATAGAGTTTCCAGAGTTAATCGAGATGCCCCCTCATCAGAAACATAGCATGAAACTTTTTCAGCTGGATAGTCTACAGAAAGTATAGAAAGGATAGTGTTTGATATGACAATAGGTGATTCTTTCAGAGGGTCAGCAATACTGACAAAGACATCAACAGAAGCTAGTCCACTTGGTTTTCCAGGTTGGTTGTACCTGAAATAGTTATCATCTTCTGCatgttttaatgaaataaaaatgctaaaaatcaactaaaatgaaacaacagaaatgacaaaaaaaaaaaaaacaaggggaATCCAAGGTACAAATGAAAGGCTAGAGATAGCATCAACATGGCTATATGTGCTCCTGGGACAAAACTAATCCAATCAGAAATGAATTGAACTTCTTAACTTCTTAATGTCATTCTTTTGTAATTAAAGTATAGAAAATTCAAGCAGTGTCTCCATATAATGATCCAATTTGCTGTTTTTTTACCATGGGGATTAATTGGCATCCATGATTAGGGTTATCTGACCATTCAGTATTTGCTCTACACAGAAGGCAGAGGAGAGAATGGATGCTAGCTGCCTTCACCCTCATCCTGATATTCTTGCAAAAACAAAGAGAATTATTATGATATAATAACTTCTTCACCTCATGCAAAGGCGTTCAGGGAATGTTTGCCTGTTTACTGGTTGCCACTTGGGAAGCTGATCTAGAATCCAAGATACGGAAAACCAAACTTCACAGAACACTGAAGCTAACCAAAGCCCATATGCATTATGTACAGGATGGGTCAATCGATATCGgaggaaaaaaactaaaataacaaGCCGGAAGATCACTGAGACCCTATAGGGGTAGATCATTGAGGGAGGTATGGGAACTTTTCTTGAAAGAAATTGCCGACTTTCGTTATCCCTaccagaaagaaaaaagaaaaaaaaagtaataaattatgaattattATTAGATAATGAAAGCCATAACTTGAAATAGTGTGCATACAGAGAGATTTCAGCAACAAAACTCCCACACTTCACAAAAATAGAATAAGCTTCTTGCCCTTGAGAAACAGCTTATATCTGCATGTGTACCTACGTATGTATTCatacatatatgattttatgtATGTACCTACATATGTATATTTGTATGAAATGTATATCACAGATAGGAAACATGATAACTGCCATCATTATCAGAATGCAAAGTATCAAAATTTCAACATTCTATTGTgcacttcatctttttcttcataatcCTCCTTCCCCCAACCTGATGGTTTCAAACTACTGTATTCAAATTGGCACCAAAaatattgttgttgtttttttccatcaaaacccaaatattcattataataatTGTGATAGTGATAAGGTTCAGTATCGCATTATTGATGATATCCTAAAAAGGCCCCAACACAAGACATAACTTCATTGGTGGGAATGAATATAAATAGGTAAATAACAAGGACAGAAAGGAAAAGGCCTAAACACAAGATGTGATAGGATATATGCAACAAAGTAGATTTTACTATGCTGATCAGACTCATCTGAAGGCTATGGAAGTATAGAATTACCATTGTCATGTAATATTCAACAACATCCTAAACCTTATACTGAACACATATTCTGAGTGGCAATAATTTGCATACATTTCTGGCTGTCGAAGTTCCATCTCATCTACCGAACCAAGGTCAGATGGATCAGGTATCTCTTCTTGGCTTCCAGTTCTTCGTAGCAGTCTCTCCCTTGCCAGCTTCCACTGACAAAGCCTTTCCTCCCAAATATTAGAATTGAAACTCATTATTCAGCCTTGAAAAATCCTGTCAGTGTCTCTTGAGCTGTATGCATGAAGCCATAGAATAATAATTAGTGGGATGAAAGATTAATTCAAAACAGATCAGGACAAGACTTTATTTCATAGGAAACGACCTTTTTTATGTGCCACAGCCTAAAAATGATATCACTTGATGATTTTACTGATCGGTAACAAGGAAAGATgaaaaagagaaggagaaagatCATAAAGGCTCAACTAGCATTTTAATTGAAGAGGAAAGACTACTCTATTGAATTTTAACTCAAGATATCAATACAACTTTAATTTTGGTCATTCACAAAGGAAACACATATTGAAAGAACTATTTCGAACATATACGAGTTACCAGACACTACCAATATGAAGAAtaactaacaatttttttttcttttttggttctttttgaCAGACAAACgtaactaatataaaaaaacacctACAAAAGTTAATTTACACAACTAAAATTTGTGTCAATTAAAGCCACAACTACTAACAAGGAGACTCTTTTTTAGGCCTCTGCACCTGTCTATGGCTATATTTGACCTAATTTTTTCTGAGGAAAACATTTCAAATACCTCATATCTGTGAAAGACACTGATACTTGTATCTGTTTCATCATACATGGGACAAATGTACAAAATGATTTTGCAGAAAGCCAAATGCAGAAACTACCTGGAGCACAAGGAGACAAAAAAGGAGGATGTAAATTCCCTGCTCAAGTGATGCACCAAAATATGGGTATTGACCCATGAAGGGATTCATAAGGTGTCTGTATAATTCTTGAATGACCTGTAAAACCCAAACCATCATCAATCATTTCAATCAGTATGCAATTCAAGATTAAAGAAggccttgaggcctggctcaagtggtaaaggggtaggcagggtttgtgggaggtttcaGGTAGAAGTCctaatggggacaaaaatttacctatcaaaagaaaaattcaagatTTAAGTACACATACACATATATACATGAAACAACACTGACCAAGTATCTTCAATACATGCTCTTGGCTTTCTGCTCATTCCTGGTGTGTATAAACATTCCTTGGCAGTACCAAGTACCAACCTTCTTGAATTGTCTTGTTCTCCCACAACATATCTGAAGCATCATCATTATCTCAGATGTCAATTCTTCATAATTTCCAGAATCCTGGATTCTATTGGAATAATGATTCAAATATGTTCTGAAGCAGTCCCTTCTTCTTTGAAAAAGGTTCATCAATGGGACCTTCATTTATCAAATTTCCTGATAAATGCAGAGTTTCAACCAAAAGCCTTGTGCTCAAAACCATACATTTTGTATAAATagtcctttttttattttttgatcgGCAAAAAAGAGTATATCTCAGTCCTGGAAATTTTTAATGTATCTCACA
Above is a genomic segment from Vitis riparia cultivar Riparia Gloire de Montpellier isolate 1030 chromosome 7, EGFV_Vit.rip_1.0, whole genome shotgun sequence containing:
- the LOC117918711 gene encoding probable cellulose synthase A catalytic subunit 8 [UDP-forming] isoform X4, which translates into the protein MSFNSNIWEERLCQWKLARERLLRRTGSQEEIPDPSDLGSVDEMELRQPEMYNQPGKPSGLASVDVFVSIADPLKESPIVISNTILSILSVDYPAEKVSCYVSDEGASRLTLETLSLTCDFARKWVPFCKKFQIEPPSPESYFSQKVDHLKYNPYPTFSKERRLMKRQYEDFKAQINGLITKFQDVPSEGWTMKDGTPWPGNDIKNHLGMMQIIMGRGGPHGSDTRALPQVVYVSREKRPGFHHNNKAGAMNALVRVSALLTNGTYILNLDSDHYINNSRTFLEAMCFLMDPSNQKICFVQFPQRFEGVDANDRYGSHNTIFYDINLKGFDGIQGPFYLGTGCFLYRKALCGYDPSFEQKILNTRWLDLRMKRPSDNHGHYFSDASDESSSSLLVQELNSLEREFPSSFQSMEMCFGQAPLLIASNFVDDDIFSSYATIEEILRAAIHVISCDYEDKTAWGIEVGWIYGSQTGDVLTGLKMHARGWRSVYCMPVRAAFRGSAPINLSDRLTQVLFWATSSIEILFSRHCPIWYGYGGGLKLLERVAYINAVIYPIFSVPLLIYCALPAICHLSGKSIISPITYEANIWFMLVVLSIFAHGFLELRWSGVSLQERWRNQQFWVIAGVSSHFFAIFQGLFKVMLGLNTRSSTLMKTHDEDSAIEFYKFKWTSLLILPTTLILINLWAVVAMIFSIVVHGYGSFGPLFAKLFFSFCVIVHLYPFLKGLLVWKHNIPTVVILWSLILATLFCLLWVQLDPFTTRFQGPDAEACGYEC